The following coding sequences lie in one Mycobacterium sp. Z3061 genomic window:
- a CDS encoding cytochrome P450, producing the protein MTVGTAAPSVFDAGLPTLSYEPTETPAAVYPRIQAAQRQAPIALGPFGPEVLSYHLVRAVLRDSRFQIPPGLNLVVQGITSGPLWDKVMNSLLCLEGDAHHRLRSLTSRAFTPRATLRLHDTMVAVMNDLVDRVAEAGAGTNHCDVVTDLARPYPVPIICALLGAPREDWQRFSQWADEIFKAFSFIAGVSEIESDVMRAWGELDDYVDEMVVRRRHSLTEDLLSDLIRAEDDGDRLNPAELRMLAGGLLLAGTDTTRNQLAASVHVLCAHPDQWESLAERPELAMRAVEETMRHSPIACGTLRLVTEDAELDGYLFPAGTMVLVNTAAANRDPSVYDEPDRVDITREGAPAILTFGGGIHYCLGANLARRELAEALTVLTGRLRNPRITGPAPWKPMVSLSGPLSLPIAFDL; encoded by the coding sequence ATGACCGTCGGCACCGCTGCCCCAAGCGTTTTCGACGCCGGCCTGCCGACGCTGTCCTACGAACCCACCGAAACTCCGGCCGCCGTCTACCCGCGCATCCAGGCCGCGCAACGGCAGGCGCCGATCGCGCTCGGGCCGTTCGGGCCCGAGGTGCTTTCCTATCACCTTGTGCGCGCAGTGCTGCGCGACAGCCGGTTCCAGATCCCGCCGGGCTTGAATCTTGTTGTCCAGGGCATCACTTCGGGACCGTTGTGGGACAAGGTGATGAACAGCCTGCTGTGCCTCGAGGGTGATGCGCATCATCGCCTGCGCAGCCTGACGTCCAGGGCTTTCACCCCTCGCGCGACGCTACGGCTGCACGACACCATGGTGGCGGTGATGAACGATCTCGTCGATCGCGTCGCCGAAGCAGGCGCGGGAACCAACCACTGCGATGTGGTCACCGACCTTGCCCGCCCCTACCCCGTTCCGATCATCTGCGCGCTGCTCGGCGCGCCACGCGAGGACTGGCAACGTTTTTCGCAATGGGCCGACGAGATCTTCAAGGCCTTCAGCTTCATCGCAGGCGTCAGCGAGATCGAATCCGACGTGATGCGCGCCTGGGGAGAGCTCGACGACTATGTCGATGAGATGGTGGTCCGGCGCCGTCACAGCCTGACCGAGGACCTGCTGTCCGATCTGATACGCGCCGAGGACGACGGCGACCGGCTCAATCCCGCCGAATTGCGCATGCTCGCGGGAGGATTGTTGCTGGCGGGCACCGACACCACGAGGAACCAGCTTGCGGCCTCGGTCCACGTGCTGTGCGCACACCCGGACCAGTGGGAGTCACTTGCGGAGCGTCCCGAATTGGCCATGCGCGCCGTGGAGGAAACGATGCGCCACTCCCCCATCGCGTGCGGGACGCTGCGACTGGTGACCGAGGATGCCGAACTCGACGGTTACCTCTTTCCCGCCGGCACCATGGTTCTGGTCAATACCGCTGCGGCGAACCGAGATCCGTCGGTGTACGACGAGCCAGACCGCGTCGACATCACCCGCGAAGGAGCACCGGCCATCCTGACGTTCGGCGGTGGAATCCACTACTGCCTGGGTGCCAATCTGGCCAGACGTGAACTCGCCGAGGCGCTGACCGTGCTGACGGGCCGGCTGCGCAACCCCCGCATCACCGGACCAGCCCCGTGGAAGCCGATGGTGAGCCTGAGCGGGCCGCTGAGTTTGCCGATCGCGTTCGACCTGTAG
- a CDS encoding cytochrome P450, with amino-acid sequence MQPKIAPTLPPGPRLPGWVLAALMMGRGPAAVAACHRRYGSVFTLRVALLGTMVYLADPADIKTVFAGAPGVFHAGEANKILRGLLGDSSLLVIDDDIHRERRRLMLPPFHRDAVARQSELMAEITADNIARWPVAEPFALAPKMSEIALEIILRTVIGASDRHRLAALRAIMPPLLNLGPWESIAIANPKLLHRRPWRRLRRHIAEADRLLYAEIKDRRTDADLAHRTDTLAMLVRADSGMTDGELRDQLMTLLVAGHDTTATALSWALERLTRHPDILAKTVLAAEASAAGDPAGDEYLDAVAKETLRVRPVVFDVGRVLTEPVDLAGYRLPAGVMVVPAMGLVHASAAVYANPERFDPDRMLGATLSPSTWLPFGGGNRRCLGAAFAMVEFRVVLREILRRVELSTTDDAGERQKLKHVILIPHLGARVSVRAHKPVGQSAVATHR; translated from the coding sequence ATGCAGCCGAAAATCGCGCCGACGCTGCCGCCGGGACCCCGGTTACCCGGCTGGGTGCTGGCAGCGCTGATGATGGGCCGCGGTCCCGCGGCGGTGGCCGCCTGCCATCGCCGCTATGGCAGCGTGTTCACGCTGCGGGTGGCACTGCTGGGCACCATGGTCTATCTGGCCGATCCGGCCGACATCAAGACTGTGTTCGCGGGCGCCCCCGGGGTGTTCCACGCGGGCGAGGCCAACAAGATCTTGCGCGGGCTGCTGGGTGACAGCTCGCTGCTCGTCATCGACGACGACATTCACCGGGAGCGGCGGCGGCTGATGCTGCCGCCATTCCACCGCGACGCGGTAGCCCGCCAGTCCGAGTTGATGGCCGAGATCACGGCGGACAACATCGCCCGCTGGCCGGTAGCGGAACCATTTGCACTGGCGCCCAAGATGTCAGAGATTGCGCTCGAAATCATTCTGCGTACGGTGATCGGTGCCTCCGATCGGCACCGGCTCGCCGCGCTGCGCGCGATCATGCCGCCGCTGCTCAACCTCGGGCCCTGGGAGAGCATCGCGATCGCCAACCCGAAGCTGCTCCATCGTCGGCCTTGGCGAAGGCTGCGGCGGCACATCGCGGAGGCAGACCGCCTGCTCTACGCGGAGATCAAGGACCGCCGCACCGATGCGGACCTCGCGCACCGGACCGACACGCTTGCCATGTTGGTACGGGCCGACAGCGGGATGACGGACGGGGAATTGCGTGACCAGCTGATGACCCTGTTGGTGGCCGGCCACGACACCACCGCGACCGCGCTGTCCTGGGCGCTGGAGCGCCTGACCCGTCATCCCGACATCTTGGCGAAGACGGTGCTGGCGGCCGAGGCCAGCGCGGCCGGTGATCCGGCGGGAGACGAGTACCTGGACGCGGTGGCCAAAGAGACGTTGCGCGTCCGTCCGGTGGTGTTCGATGTGGGCCGGGTTCTGACCGAACCCGTCGACCTGGCCGGATACCGGCTGCCGGCGGGAGTGATGGTGGTCCCGGCAATGGGACTTGTACACGCGAGCGCGGCTGTATATGCGAATCCGGAACGGTTCGACCCCGATCGGATGCTGGGAGCCACTCTGAGTCCCAGCACCTGGCTCCCGTTCGGCGGTGGCAACCGTCGTTGTCTTGGCGCCGCCTTCGCCATGGTCGAATTCCGGGTCGTGCTGCGCGAAATTCTGCGCCGTGTCGAGTTGAGTACGACCGACGACGCCGGCGAACGCCAGAAGCTCAAGCACGTCATCCTCATTCCGCATCTCGGCGCCCGGGTCAGCGTCCGCGCGCACAAGCCCGTGGGTCAGTCGGCCGTCGCGACGCACCGGTGA
- a CDS encoding DUF5994 family protein: protein MNRGPHGRRLASPVRLTLSAELGAPVDGAWWPHSASIAGELPELIEVLSPRLGQVVAINVNWTSLEASPDLDAAFGTMPALPGGLPARQRLMAISGSHACANILVVPCRTSGTLALMLLRQAANLPITPSEATTQTYRSGDHIVRAARAESESFEGRLRTGP from the coding sequence ATGAATCGCGGACCGCACGGCCGGCGCCTGGCGAGCCCGGTCCGGCTCACCTTGTCGGCGGAGTTAGGTGCACCAGTGGACGGGGCATGGTGGCCCCACTCGGCCTCGATCGCGGGTGAGCTTCCCGAGCTGATCGAGGTTCTGTCGCCGAGACTGGGCCAGGTTGTCGCCATCAACGTCAATTGGACGTCCCTGGAGGCTTCGCCGGACCTGGACGCGGCCTTCGGCACGATGCCCGCTCTGCCCGGTGGGCTGCCCGCGCGCCAACGACTCATGGCGATCAGCGGTAGCCATGCCTGCGCGAACATCCTGGTGGTGCCATGCAGAACCTCCGGCACTCTGGCCCTCATGCTGTTGCGCCAAGCCGCGAATCTTCCGATCACGCCATCTGAGGCGACCACGCAGACCTACCGGTCGGGCGATCACATCGTGCGCGCGGCGCGTGCCGAAAGTGAGTCGTTCGAGGGACGCCTGCGGACGGGGCCGTGA
- a CDS encoding cold-shock protein, with product MAQGTVKWFNSDKGFGFIAPDGDTGDVFVHYSEISGNGYRSLEENQRVQFDIGQGAKGPQATGVTVI from the coding sequence ATGGCACAGGGGACCGTGAAATGGTTCAACAGCGATAAAGGCTTCGGATTCATCGCTCCCGACGGAGACACTGGAGATGTGTTCGTGCACTACTCCGAGATCAGCGGGAATGGTTACCGTTCGCTCGAGGAGAACCAGCGAGTCCAATTCGACATCGGCCAAGGCGCCAAGGGGCCGCAGGCCACCGGAGTGACCGTCATATAA